From a region of the Vanrija pseudolonga chromosome 2, complete sequence genome:
- the nuo40 gene encoding NADH-ubiquinone oxidoreductase subunit, mitochondrial, giving the protein MASVRFAPVLRSKAASRVPRIATRSAHDLTIVNQPKTNRAQPIIKQGPPTGGRSATSGHTVTVFGATGFLGRYIVAKLAKEGSQVIVPYRDEDDKRHLKVTGDLGQVVPLEWDARNPDQIHEAVRHSDTVYNLVGRDWQTRNFSYDDVNVKAAGLIAEVSAASGVDQLIHVSHLNANPNSPSEFYRSKYAGERAVRDAFPTATIVRPGYMYGPEDWLLNAAAQWPILFKLNGGNTKILPVHALDVAQALKVILDAPVTSVASTFNLPGPAVHTYNTILALIQALTLKGEVSDPTVPKALAKAFAGITNKALWWPTVSPDEIERRYIDDAGVEKFFAPDTSKIPSGWVPEEGYTGVPAVDGEPIKSWADLQIEPDFIEEHAIKYVRRYRAAATFDSPVELGHFKAPKPYHVVP; this is encoded by the exons ATGGCGTCCGTTCGTTTTG CTCCTGTCCTCCGGTCAAAGGCGGCATCGCGCGTGCCCCGCATCGCGACTCGG TCCGCCCACGACCTGACCATTGTCAACCAGCCCAAGACGAACCGCGCCCAGCCCATCATCAAGCAGGGCCCCCCGACCGGCGGTcgctcggccacctcgggACACACTGTCACCGTCTTCGGCGCGACTGGCTTCCTCGGTCGTTACATTGttgccaagctcgccaaggagggcTCGCAGGTCATCGTTCCTTAccgtgacgaggacgacaagcgcCACCTCAAGGTCACCGGTGACCTCGGCCAGGTCGTTCCCCTCGAGTGGGATGCCCGCAACCCCGACCAGATCCACGAGGCTGTTCGTCACTCCGACACTGTCTACAACCTTGTCGGCCGCGACTGGCAGACCAG GAACTTCTCCTACGACGACGTCAACGTCAAGGCCGCGGGCCTCATCGCCGAGGTATCGGCTGCCTCGGGTGTCGACCAGCTGATCCACGTCTCGCACCTCAACGCCAACCCCAACTCGCCCTCCGAGTTCTACCGCTCCAAGTACGCCGGTGAGCGTGCTGTCCGTGACGCCTTCCCCACGGCCACCATTGTCCGCCCCGGATACATGTACGGCCCCGAGGACTGGCTGTTGAACGCTGCTGCCCAGTGGCCTATTCTGTTCAAGCTCAACGGCGGCAACACCAAGATCTTGCCCGTCCACGCGCTTGACGTTGCCCAGGCCCTCAAGGTCATCCTTGACGCCCCCGTCAcctcggtcgcctcgacCTTCAACCTCCCCGGCCCCGCCGTCCACACCTACAACACCATCCTCGCATTGATCCAGGCCCTGACCCTCAAGGGCGAGGTTTCCGACCCCACTGTCCCCAaggccctcgccaaggcctTTGCTGGTATCACCAACAAGGCTCTCTGGTGGCCTACCGTCAGCCCCGACGAGATTGAGCGTCGTTACAttgacgacgccggcgtcgagaagTTCTTCGCCCCCGACACCTCCAAGATCCCCAGCGGCTGGGTCCCCGAGGAGGGCTACACTGGTgtccccgccgtcgacggcgagcccaTCAAGTCATGGGCCGACCTCCAGATCGAGCCCGACTTTATCGAGGAGCACGCGATCAAGTACGTTAGGAGGTaccgtgccgccgccacgtTCGACTCGcccgtcgagcttggccacTTCAAGGCCCCCAAGCCTTACCACGTCGTGCCTTAG
- the SPBC25H2.16c gene encoding putative ADP-ribosylation factor-binding protein gives MLPATSARPWASRSPVQALVDQACDPTLLAPNDMVNIELAEYINRKKANTPREATHALVQYINSRNPNQALLALNVLDHLVKNCGYPIHLQISTKDFLNELVRRFPERPPMVTGRVMGRILELIHEWKNTLCVTSKYKDDLVHIRDMHRLLSYKGYRFKAFDAATAMATSNPNADLKSPEELEQEDRAAKSAKLQELIRRGTPRDLAAAQELMKQLAGAEPEAAVDYEKQTLNELDKVQSKAILLNDMLNNAKEGERIGLEGDVYDQVAQACRGARPKIQKWVEEDTGEHEGLMDRLLLCNDLINNALNRFEAAKKGDWAAANTIAQQAEAGPKQNDLISFDAFADDDEAPASGGGLALPSGPGAAPSASNPGFTAGGLPLDLFAPSPSSSPAPGPSQQSQRPQQNPMDFFNTTSQPPAYGGGFQQQQQFQPQQQFGQPQYQQQQQYPAQPQYPAHGQFQAQQQPKPATPQQTQFGLGGSLTPTATGYAVPAGNGHSATSSPAPAQPQQQQQQQKKPDAFADLVDLMG, from the exons ATGTTgcccgcgacctcggcccgTCCTTGGGCGAGTCGGTCGCCCGTCCAGGCCCTTGTCG ACCAGGCCTGCGACCCAACGCTCCTCGCGCCCAACGACATGGTGAACATTGAGCTTGCCGAGTACATTAACAGGAAGAAGGCAAATAC GCCACGAGAAGCCACACACGCTCTTGTCCAGTACATCAACTCGCGCAACCCCAAccaggcgctgctcgcgctcaatgTCCTCGACCACCTTGTCAAGAACTGTGGATACCCGATTCACCTGCAGATCAGTACCAAGGACTTCCTGAATGAGCTGGTTCGCCGATTCCCAGAACGTCCCCCGATGGTCACGGGCCGTGTCATGGGCCGCATCCTCGAG CTCATTCACGAGTGGAAGAACACTCTCTGTGTGACGTCCAAGTACAAGGACGATCTGGTGCACATTCGCGACATGCACCGCCTGCTGAGCTACAAGGGCTACCGATTCAAGGCGTTTGACGCGGCTACCGCCATGGCCACAAGCAACCCAAACGCCGACCTCAAGTCGCCTGAGGAGCTGGAGCAGGAGGACCGGGCCGCGAAGAGTGCT AAACTCCAAGAGCTTATCCGCCGAGGAACGCCCCGCGATCTCGCGGCCGCTCAGGAGCTCATGAAGCAGCTCGCGGgtgccgagcccgaggctgCCGTCGACTACGAGAAGCAGACGCTCAACGAGTTGGATAAGGTGCAGAGCAAGGCGATCCTCCTCAACGATATGCTCAACAACGCAAAAGAGGGCGAGCGCATCGGCCTGGAGGGCGATGTTTACGACCAGGTCGCCCAGgcgtgccgcggcgctcgtcccAAGATCCAGAAATGGGTAGAGGAGGACACGGGAGAGCACGAGGGCCTGATGGaccggctgctgctgtgcaaCGACCTGATCAACAATGCGTTGAACCGGTTCGAGGCGGCGAAGAAGGGTGACTGGGCTGCGGCCAACACTATTGCCCAGCAGGCCGAAGCAGGGCCAAAACAGAACGACCTCATCTCGTTCGACGCCTTtgccgacgatgacgaggcgCCAGCAAGCGGTGGTGGCCTCGCTCTGCCCTCgggccccggcgccgcgccctcggcgtccaacCCGGGCTTCACGGCCGGTGGACTGCCTCTGGACCTGTTTGCGCCTTCcccctcgtcatcgcccGCGCCTGGCCCTTCGCAGCAGTCGCAGAGACCACAGCAGAACCCCATGGACTTCTTCAACACGACGTCTCAGCCGCCtgcgtacggcggcggcttccagcagcagcagcagttccagcctcagcagcagtTTGGCCAGCCTCagtaccagcagcagcagcagtacccTGCCCAGCCCCAGTACCCTGCCCACGGCCAGTtccaggcgcagcagcagcccaagCCTGCGACGCCTCAGCAGACGCAGtttggccttggcggcagcctcacgccaacggcaacaGGATATGCCGTGCCGGCTGGCAATGGCCACTCGGCGACAtcgtcgcctgcgccggcgcagccccagcagcagcagcagcagcagaagaAGCCGGACGCGTTTGCCGATCTCGTCGACCTAATGGGTTAG
- the CPA1 gene encoding Carbamoyl-phosphate synthase arginine-specific small chain: protein MSSILRPLAKTAAAATARRGLATPTTLPNQSLLQNVLPAKVPAALFLKSGQEYHGTGFGSSNSKFGETVFSTSITSYTDSLTDPSYRGQFLVFTSPMVGNYGVPSNAPLPETPGIPFLESDGMQVAGVIVSDLAVKYSHYQAVESLHEWCARYDIPGVTGVDTRAITTLLRDQGTTLGRIAIGADEVAKGAPAQDAYWDPSKENLISQVSTKQPYELNPNGKGPKIAVLDFGTKANITRSLVKRGARVTVLPWDFDFNTVRDQYDGLFLSNGPGDPMSIYDTAMRVRQTIAEWNKPIFGICMGHQILGIAAGMEAYRMTFGNRGHNQPVLALANSASIKAGRVYVTSQNHQYALKLTEDFPEGWAPFFINCNDSSVEGIISTPESGKQIWGVQFHPESAGGPLDTIGMLSDFVDACAAGATGGSAHIGADQVKVNPHHVSQPSA from the coding sequence ATGTCGTCCATCCTCCGCCCCCTCGCCAAgacggctgccgccgcgaccgcccGCCGTGGCCTCGCGacccccaccaccctccccaACCAGAGCCTGCTCCAGAACGTCCTCCCCGCCAAggtgcccgccgccctctTCCTCAAGTCGGGCCAGGAGTACCACGGCACTGGCTTTGGCTCGTCCAACTCAAAGTTTGGCGAGACCGTCTTCAGCACGTCGATCACGTCGTACACCGACTCGCTCACCGACCCCTCGTACCGCGGCCAGTTCTTGGTCTTCACCTCGCCCATGGTCGGAAACTACGGCGTCCCCTCCAACGCCCCCCTGCCTGAGACTCCTGGCATCCCCTTCCTCGAGTCGGACGGCATGCAGGTTGCCGGTGTGATCGTCTCGGACCTCGCCGTCAAGTACTCGCACTACCAGGCCGTCGAGTCGCTCCACGAGTGGTGCGCTCGCTACGACATCCCCGGTGTCACTGGTGTCGACACCCGTGCCATCACCACCCTCCTCCGTGACCAGGGTACCACTCTCGGCCGTATCGCTAtcggtgccgacgaggtcgccaaggGCGCCCCTGCCCAGGACGCCTACTGGGACCCTTCCAAGGAGAACCTCATCTCGCAGGTCTCCACCAAGCAGCCCTACGAGCTCAACCCCAACGGCAAGGGCCCCAAGATTGCCGTCCTCGACTTTGGCACCAAGGCCAACATCACCCGTTCGCTTGTCAAGCGCGGTGCCCGCGTCACTGTCCTCCCCTGGGACTTCGACTTCAACACCGTCCGTGACCAGTACGACGGTCTCTTCCTCTCCAACGGCCCCGGTGACCCCATGTCCATCTACGACACTGCCATGCGTGTGCGCCAGACCATTGCCGAGTGGAACAAGCCCATCTTCGGCATCTGCATGGGCCACCAGATCCTCGGTATCGCCGCCGGCATGGAGGCGTACCGCATGACCTTTGGCAACCGTGGCCACAACCAGcccgtgctcgccctcgccaactCGGCGTCCATCAAGGCCGGCCGCGTCTACGTCACCTCGCAGAACCACCAGTACGCCCTCAAGCTTACCGAGGACTTCCCCGAGGGCTGGGCCCCCTTCTTCATCAACTGCAACGACTCGTCGGTCGAGGGCATCATTTCGACCCCCGAGTCGGGCAAGCAGATCTGGGGCGTCCAGTTCCACcccgagtcggccggcggTCCTCTCGACACCATCGGCATGCTCAGCGACTTTGTTGACGCCTGTGCTGCCGGCGCCACTGGCGGCTCGGCCCACATTGGTGCCGACCAGGTCAAGGTCAACCCCCACCACGTCTCGCAGCCGTCTGCGTAA
- the Tbcc gene encoding Tubulin-specific chaperone C produces the protein MASTSAAAEFYAQFQAAKADITAALATDPAGASSRLASLRADLAAALPTLPAYDQRSLELQVRELEASLRAVREKEKPKSKFAFKRATPSSGSSKAPSSAKPSPVPTPRVATPATPQLPDTTYTVSARTGARITPEDYTPTGEYTLTLSSLARCVVDLRASSGLTSLHARDLDGCVVLAPVLGGSVMLSGLRRCVLVLGAQQFRLHSSTDTAVFLHVGSLPVIEGCERVTFAPLPGAQDAEKRYAQVQDFDWVRGGPSPHFKVVHDAGALDGVLEGEPSDAVAIVDKVLAAVTPAPTVGA, from the exons ATGGCAAgcacgtcggccgcggcggaaTTCTACGCCCAGTTCCAGGCAGCGAAAGCGG ACATCACCGCGGCGCTAGCCACCGACCCAGCGGGTGCGAGTagtcgcctcgcctcgctccgcgccgacctggcggccgcgctgcccaCGCTGCCTGCGTACGACCAGCGGAGCTTGGAGCTG CAggtccgcgagctcgaggcgagcctgcgcgcggtgcgggagaaggagaagccgAAATCCAAGTTCGCGTTCAAgcgcgccacgccgtccaGCGGCAGCTCGAAGGCTCCCAGCAGCGCGAAGCCCTCGCCCGTGCCCACTCCGCGCGTAGCCACCCCCGCGACTCCCCAGCTGCCAGACACGACGTATACCGTCTCGGCACGCACGGGAGCCCGCATCACGCCGGAAGACTATACCCCGACAGGCGAATACACGCTCACCCTGTCCTCTCTCGCCCGCTGCGTGGTCGAcctgcgcgcctcgagcggaCTCACGTCGCTGCATGCGCGCGACTTGGACGGGtgtgtcgtcctcgcccccgTGCTGGGGGGCAGCGTCATGCTCTCCGGCTTACGCCGGTGCGTGCTCGTGCTTGGCGCGCAGCAGTTCCGGCTCCATTCGAGCACTGATACCGCCGTGTTTCTGCACGTGGGGAGCTTGCCCGTCATCGaggggtgtgagcgggtcACCTTTGCGCCCTTGCCTGGTGCGCAAGACGCGGAGAAGCGGTACGCCCAGGTGCAGGACTTTGACTGGGTGCGCGGGGGGCCGTCACCTCATTTCAAGGTGGTGCACGACGCTGGCGCGCTTGATGGCGTGTTGGAGGGGGAACCGAGCGACGCTGTGGCCATTGTGGACAAGGTGCTGGCCGCTGTCACCCCCGCGCCTACGGTAGGGGCATAG
- the YLR345W gene encoding Putative 6-phosphofructo-2-kinase/fructose-2,6-bisphosphatase, whose translation MAAPLYVTQSGRLFHAGLILIATVGLPARGKTHISRALERYLRWMGVKTRVYSLGDYRRRVLGGAKNVPADYFQTSGPKSAETIALRNRIEREMEEQIWDFYDEQGGQVVIYDANNGSKESRKRCLEEFGSKGVHVIFLESLCDRDDIVTANIRSVKLSSPDYAGWDADRAVADYWNRIRDQAKTYATVTADEGPYIKVMNVGERIELNKIEGYLQTRCCFFLMNIHTRPRTIFFARSGQSLIEHSYKADSDLSPAGWEYAERLKAAVISRRKALREERKARGENVGEESPLLVWTSSRRRAHHTAWPFVHAGYKVVQKPIMGEINPGVWDGLSSQEAMELYPDEWDRFLADPYAHRAPRAESYHDLSVRLEPIIFELERCQEDLLIIGHASVIRCLLAYLVGLPPSEVPAVEIARGDLVEVTPASYGVVSRAFHFWSGEGRGDSAGRNLYENFAEAASGIGGVLPTFAGEAENIEREAEEEEAKDKQLKADLVRAKLKSRLESGTNDGWRSAPHGKNGGASPAEPVSAAESAITDGNIDDEELPSVRERAMSILKI comes from the exons atggCCGCGCCGCTATACGTGACGCAGTCCGGCCGGCTCTTCCACGCCGGTCTGATCCTGATCGCGACGGTCGGCCTTCCAG CCCGCGGCAAGACACACAtctcgcgcgcgctcgagcgaTACCTCCGCTGGATGGGCGTCAAGACGCGCGTGTACTCGCTCGGCGATtatcgccgccgcgtgctcggcggcgcgaagAACGTGCCTGCGGATTACTTTCAAACGAGTG GCCCCAAGTCGGCCGAAACAATAGCCCTGCGGAACCGCATCGAGCGCGAAATGGAGGAGCAGATCTGGGACTTTTACGACGAGCAGGGCGGCCAGGTGGTCATCTACGACGCGAACAACGGCAGCAAGGAGAGCAGGAAGCGCTGTCTCGAGGAGTTTGGGAGCAAGGGCGTGCATGTCATCTTTCTGG AATCCCTCTGCGACCGCGACGATATCGTAACCGCCAACATCCGCTCGGTCAAGCTCTCGTCCCCCGACTATGCGGGCTGGGACGCGGACCGCGCCGTCGCAGACTACTGGAACCGTATCCGCGATCAGGCGAAGACGTATGCCACTGTCACTGCCGACGAGGGGCCGTACATCAAGGTCATGAACGTTGGCGAGCGGATCGAGCTGAACAAGATTGAGG gctACCTCCAGACCCGATGTTGCTTCTTCCTCATGAACATCCAcacgcgcccgcgcaccATCTTCTTCGCGAGG TCTGGCCAATCCCTCATCGAGCACTCGTACAAGGCCGACTCGGACCTCTCGCCCGCCGGGTGGGAGTACGCCGAGAGActcaaggccgccgtcaTCTCACGCCGCAAGGCGCtccgcgaggagcgcaaggcccGCGGTGAgaatgtcggcgaggagtcGCCCCTGCTTGTGTGGACTTCGAGCCGTCGCAGAGCGCACCATACAGCGTGGCCGTTTGTGCATGCTGGATACAAGGTCGTGCAGAAGCCCATCATGGGCGAGATCAATCC CGGTGTCTGGGACGGCCTCTCGTCCCAAGAGGCCATGGAGCTCTACCCCGACGAGTGGGACCGCTTCCTCGCCGACCCGTACGCACAccgcgctccgcgcgccgagtcgtATCACGACCTGAGTG TCCGCCTCGAGCCCATCATTTTTGAGCTCGAGCGTTGCCAGGAGGACCTGCTCATCATCGGGCACGCGTCGGTTATCCGCTGCCTGCTTGCgtacctcgtcggcctgccaCCCAGCGAGGTGCCTGCGGTCGAGattgcgcgcggcgacctcgtgGAGGTGACGCCTGCGTCGTAcggcgtcgtgtcgaggGCGTTCCACTTCTGGTCGGGCGAGGGACGCGGCGACTCGGCCGGACGCAACCTGTACGAGAACTTTGCGGAAGCCGCGTCTGGCATTGGCGGCGTGCTCCCCACGTTTGCGGGCGAGGCGGAAAATATTGAGCGTgaggcagaggaggaggaagcgaAGGATAAACAGCTCAAGGCAGATCTCGTAAGAGCGAAGCTCAAGAGTAGACTCGAGTCGGGCACCAACGACGGTTGGCGCTCGGCACCGCACGGCAAGAatggcggcgcgtcgcccgccgagccggtgtcggcggccgagtcggcgatCACAGACGGCAatatcgacgacgaggagctgccgTCGGTGCGGGAGAGAGCTA TGTCCATCCTCAAGATCTAA